Proteins from one Halopseudomonas pelagia genomic window:
- the secA gene encoding preprotein translocase subunit SecA — MFAPLLKKLFGSKNERELKRMGRIVGTINSHEEKLNALSDEQLKAKTAEFKDRVAEGESLDAILPEAFALVREASKRVMGMRHFDSQMIGGMTLHEGHIAEMKTGEGKTLVATLSAYLNALSGKGVHVITVNDYLARRDAGWMRPLYEFLGMTVGVVVPFQDSQAKRDAYRCDITYGTNNEFGFDYLRDNMAFSIEDKFQRELNFAIIDEVDSILIDEARTPLIISGPSNDSSQLYEAINKLIPQLKRGYLPEEGQEEVEGHYYIDEKTRQVELNESGHQFVEGLLSKEGLLPEGDSLYAAQNLNLLHHVHSGLRAHVLFHRNVEYIVQNNQVILVDEHTGRTMPGRRLSEGLHQAIEAKEGLKIQAESQTLASTTFQNYFRLYNKLSGMTGTADTEAFEFRQIYGLDVVVIPTNKPMARKDYNDLVYLTIEEKFAAITADIKHSMGEGRPILVGTASIESSEAVSRLLDAEKIPHKVLNAKHHEKEAEIIAQAGRPGAVTIATNMAGRGTDIILGGSWEAEVASLENPTEDQVALVKAEWQQRHQQVLEAGGLHIIACERHESRRIDNQLRGRAGRQGDPGSSRFYLSLEDNLMRIFASDRVKNFMKALGMEKGEAIEHRMVTNAIEKAQRKVEGRNFDIRKQLLEYDDVANEQRKVIYGQRNSVLAAENVAETIQAIREDVVADAISQYIPPQSLPEQWDIPGLEQHLNAELGLRAPVQEWLDADDTLHEEGLRARILEELLKAYAEKEELTGSDALRTFEKQMLLRVLDDLWKEHLATMDHLRQGIHLRGYAQKNPKQEYKREAFNLFEEMLESVKRDTIRILSHVQVRREDPAEEEARMRRQAQEMAQRMQFKHDEVAAVGADESEEPEEQSATAPAAPVTREGPKVGRNDPCPCGSGKKYKQCHGKLD, encoded by the coding sequence ATGTTTGCGCCTTTATTGAAGAAACTGTTTGGTAGCAAGAACGAGCGTGAGTTGAAGCGCATGGGCCGGATCGTTGGAACGATCAACTCCCACGAAGAGAAACTGAACGCGCTCAGCGACGAGCAGCTCAAGGCCAAAACAGCCGAATTCAAAGACCGGGTTGCCGAAGGCGAAAGCCTCGATGCAATTCTTCCCGAAGCCTTTGCGCTAGTGCGTGAAGCCAGTAAGCGGGTGATGGGCATGCGCCACTTTGACTCGCAGATGATTGGCGGCATGACCCTGCACGAAGGCCATATCGCTGAAATGAAAACCGGTGAAGGCAAGACGTTGGTAGCGACCTTGTCTGCATACCTGAATGCGCTGTCTGGCAAAGGCGTGCACGTGATCACGGTCAACGATTATCTTGCCCGTCGTGATGCTGGCTGGATGCGTCCGCTGTATGAGTTCCTCGGCATGACTGTTGGTGTAGTAGTGCCATTTCAGGATTCACAGGCCAAACGTGACGCTTACCGGTGCGATATCACCTACGGTACCAATAACGAGTTTGGCTTTGACTATCTACGCGACAACATGGCCTTCAGTATCGAAGACAAGTTTCAGCGTGAACTGAACTTCGCCATTATTGACGAGGTCGATTCTATTCTGATCGACGAAGCCCGTACGCCACTGATCATCTCTGGACCATCCAACGACAGCTCGCAGCTCTATGAGGCGATCAACAAGTTGATTCCGCAGCTCAAGCGTGGCTACTTGCCTGAAGAGGGGCAGGAAGAGGTGGAAGGGCATTACTACATTGACGAGAAGACCCGTCAGGTTGAACTGAACGAGTCCGGTCACCAGTTCGTCGAAGGCTTGCTCAGCAAGGAAGGCCTGTTGCCGGAGGGCGACAGCCTATACGCGGCACAGAACCTGAACCTGCTGCATCATGTGCATTCAGGTCTGCGTGCACACGTCCTTTTCCATCGCAACGTCGAATATATCGTGCAGAACAACCAGGTGATTCTGGTTGATGAGCACACCGGCCGTACCATGCCGGGTCGTCGTCTTTCCGAGGGCCTGCACCAGGCCATTGAGGCGAAAGAGGGTCTGAAGATCCAGGCCGAGAGCCAGACGCTGGCTTCCACTACGTTCCAAAATTACTTCCGTCTGTATAACAAGTTGTCCGGCATGACCGGTACGGCCGATACCGAGGCGTTCGAGTTCCGCCAGATTTATGGCCTGGATGTGGTGGTTATTCCCACTAACAAGCCGATGGCACGTAAGGACTATAACGACCTGGTCTATCTGACCATTGAAGAAAAGTTTGCCGCTATTACCGCTGACATCAAGCACAGCATGGGCGAAGGCCGGCCTATCCTGGTGGGTACTGCTTCTATTGAATCCTCCGAGGCGGTCTCGCGGCTGCTGGATGCCGAGAAGATTCCGCACAAGGTTCTGAACGCCAAGCACCACGAAAAAGAAGCCGAGATCATAGCCCAGGCTGGTCGACCGGGAGCAGTGACCATCGCCACCAACATGGCAGGTCGTGGTACCGACATCATCCTCGGCGGTAGCTGGGAGGCAGAGGTTGCCAGCCTCGAGAACCCCACTGAGGATCAGGTTGCGCTGGTTAAAGCCGAATGGCAGCAGCGTCACCAGCAGGTTCTGGAAGCCGGCGGTTTGCATATTATTGCCTGCGAGCGCCATGAATCACGCCGTATCGACAACCAGCTGCGCGGTCGTGCAGGACGTCAGGGCGACCCGGGCTCCAGCCGCTTCTACCTGTCGCTGGAAGATAACCTCATGCGGATCTTTGCCTCTGATCGGGTGAAGAACTTTATGAAGGCGCTGGGAATGGAGAAGGGCGAAGCCATCGAGCACCGCATGGTTACTAACGCTATTGAAAAAGCCCAGCGCAAGGTTGAAGGCCGCAACTTCGACATTCGTAAGCAGTTGCTGGAATACGATGACGTTGCCAACGAGCAACGTAAGGTGATTTACGGCCAGCGCAATTCGGTACTGGCTGCAGAGAATGTGGCCGAGACGATCCAGGCGATCCGTGAAGACGTAGTAGCTGACGCTATCAGCCAGTACATTCCGCCGCAGAGCCTCCCTGAACAGTGGGACATCCCCGGTCTGGAGCAGCACCTGAATGCTGAGTTGGGGCTCAGGGCGCCGGTGCAGGAGTGGCTGGATGCTGACGACACCCTGCATGAAGAAGGTTTGCGTGCGCGTATTCTCGAGGAGTTGCTCAAGGCCTACGCCGAGAAGGAAGAGTTGACCGGTTCCGATGCTCTGCGCACATTCGAAAAGCAAATGTTGTTGCGGGTGCTCGACGATCTATGGAAAGAGCATTTGGCGACCATGGACCACCTGCGCCAGGGCATCCATCTGCGTGGTTACGCACAGAAGAATCCAAAGCAGGAATACAAGCGTGAAGCCTTCAACCTGTTCGAGGAAATGCTCGAATCGGTCAAGCGTGACACCATCCGTATTCTCAGCCACGTGCAGGTGCGTCGCGAAGACCCAGCGGAAGAAGAAGCGCGCATGCGGCGCCAGGCACAGGAAATGGCTCAGCGTATGCAGTTCAAGCATGATGAAGTAGCGGCGGTCGGCGCTGACGAGTCGGAAGAACCGGAAGAGCAGTCCGCCACCGCGCCCGCTGCACCGGTCACTCGCGAAGGTCCCAAGGTCGGTCGTAATGACCCTTGTCCTTGCGGGTCCGGCAAGAAATACAAGCAATGCCACGGTAAGCTCGACTGA
- a CDS encoding M23 family metallopeptidase, which yields MNIIILTDRHGAARALTLSLPVLLAAGAALIAVPVMVVVLTWSVLTDAPQPILNTDADLAWQETLTDVEVEDATSNESQAQLEHMTQQLARLQTRLMRLDALGERLTELADMSDGEFDFSNDPGMGGPELLNNSLEHESPDVQLVLDKLADRIDSRTQQLKLLEELMVNRSVDSNALLDFKPVHQGHISSGFGRRSDPMTGRIAMHTGLDFAAPRGTPIFAVGAGVVTFAGRNGAYGNMLEISHGDGYKTRYAHAQTLDIKKGDLVSKGQQVATVGSTGRSTGPHLHLEVFRNGMAVNPARYIALK from the coding sequence TTGAATATCATTATCTTAACCGACCGGCACGGTGCGGCTCGAGCGTTGACGCTGAGTTTGCCAGTGCTGCTCGCCGCAGGTGCAGCATTGATAGCCGTGCCGGTCATGGTGGTTGTGCTGACTTGGTCCGTGCTCACTGACGCACCACAACCGATCCTTAATACTGACGCAGACCTGGCCTGGCAGGAAACCTTGACTGATGTTGAAGTCGAAGACGCTACCAGCAACGAGTCACAGGCCCAGTTGGAGCACATGACTCAGCAGCTAGCCCGCCTGCAGACGCGCCTGATGCGCCTCGACGCTTTGGGTGAGCGATTAACCGAGCTGGCCGATATGTCTGACGGCGAGTTCGATTTCAGCAATGACCCTGGTATGGGTGGTCCTGAGCTGTTGAATAACAGTCTTGAGCATGAAAGCCCCGATGTGCAATTGGTGCTCGATAAGTTGGCTGACCGTATAGATAGTCGTACCCAGCAGCTCAAACTACTTGAGGAGCTGATGGTTAACCGCAGCGTTGACAGCAACGCGCTGCTCGACTTCAAGCCGGTACATCAGGGCCATATCTCGTCGGGCTTCGGCCGCCGTAGTGATCCTATGACCGGGCGCATTGCGATGCATACGGGGCTGGATTTTGCCGCCCCACGGGGCACGCCGATATTTGCCGTGGGGGCAGGGGTAGTCACCTTCGCTGGACGCAACGGCGCCTATGGCAATATGCTTGAAATTTCCCATGGTGATGGTTACAAAACCCGCTACGCCCACGCGCAGACTTTGGATATAAAGAAAGGTGATCTGGTCAGCAAAGGGCAGCAAGTCGCTACAGTGGGTTCCACTGGCCGCTCTACTGGTCCGCACCTGCATCTTGAAGTGTTTCGTAATGGTATGGCAGTCAATCCTGCCCGCTATATTGCTCTCAAATAA
- a CDS encoding DUF721 domain-containing protein, whose protein sequence is MSFHPLDARRPGDLIRTHATLKGLYAKANAVERLQILLDTLLEPAAREHCRIATLREGVLKLIVTDSHWATRMRYQQKRLIRQLQAFNEFATLTKIHCKVQPPLVKKAPPVHKMKKSTVAAQSLTATAEQINDPALKAALERLAKHHQGQ, encoded by the coding sequence ATGTCTTTTCATCCCCTGGATGCACGTCGCCCCGGCGACCTGATACGCACCCATGCAACCCTCAAAGGGTTGTATGCCAAAGCCAATGCTGTGGAGCGCCTGCAGATTCTGCTGGATACGCTACTGGAGCCGGCTGCCCGTGAACACTGCCGAATCGCTACGCTACGCGAAGGCGTACTCAAGCTAATTGTCACCGACAGTCACTGGGCTACGCGGATGCGTTACCAGCAAAAACGCCTTATTCGTCAGCTGCAGGCATTTAACGAGTTCGCAACCTTAACTAAAATACACTGCAAGGTACAACCGCCGTTGGTCAAAAAAGCACCACCGGTTCACAAAATGAAGAAATCGACAGTGGCTGCGCAGAGCCTTACCGCCACTGCGGAACAGATCAACGATCCGGCACTCAAGGCCGCGCTAGAGCGACTGGCCAAGCATCATCAAGGCCAGTGA
- the lpxC gene encoding UDP-3-O-acyl-N-acetylglucosamine deacetylase codes for MIRQRTLKNIIRATGVGLHSGEKVYLTLKPAPVGTGIVFVRVDLDPVVEIPARAEFVGETTMSTTLVNQGAKVDTVEHLLSAMAGLGIDNAYVELSAPEVPIMDGSAGPFVFLIQSAGIQEQDAAKQFIRIKREVTVEEDGKTASFLPFEGFKVSFAIDFDHPVFRGRSQFASVDFSSTSFVKEVSRARTFGFMRDIEHLRSQNLALGGSVDNAIVVDEYRVLNEDGLRYEDEFVKHKILDAIGDLYLLGKSLVGEFRGNKSGHGLNNKLLRALLANKEAWEVVTFDDAGTAPISFMRPAAAV; via the coding sequence ATGATCAGACAACGCACACTGAAGAATATCATCCGGGCCACCGGTGTTGGCCTGCATTCGGGTGAGAAGGTCTACCTCACGCTGAAGCCGGCGCCGGTAGGTACGGGCATTGTGTTTGTGCGGGTGGACCTCGACCCTGTGGTCGAGATTCCTGCACGAGCCGAGTTCGTAGGTGAGACCACCATGTCGACGACCCTGGTTAACCAGGGCGCCAAGGTGGATACCGTCGAGCACCTGTTGTCCGCCATGGCGGGCTTGGGTATCGATAACGCCTATGTAGAACTCAGTGCGCCAGAAGTGCCGATCATGGATGGCAGCGCCGGTCCGTTTGTGTTCCTGATCCAGTCTGCTGGGATTCAGGAGCAGGATGCAGCCAAACAGTTCATTCGCATCAAACGTGAAGTCACCGTGGAAGAAGACGGCAAGACGGCCAGCTTTTTACCCTTTGAAGGGTTCAAGGTGTCCTTTGCCATCGATTTCGATCACCCGGTATTTCGCGGTCGTAGTCAGTTTGCCAGCGTGGATTTTTCCAGTACTTCCTTCGTCAAGGAAGTCAGTCGCGCACGGACCTTCGGGTTTATGCGTGATATTGAGCATCTGCGCTCACAGAATCTGGCGTTAGGCGGTAGCGTGGATAACGCGATCGTGGTGGACGAGTACCGTGTATTGAATGAAGACGGCCTGCGTTATGAGGACGAATTCGTCAAACACAAGATTCTCGATGCCATCGGCGATCTGTATCTGCTGGGCAAGAGCCTGGTGGGTGAGTTCCGCGGCAACAAATCTGGCCACGGCTTGAACAACAAGCTGTTGCGTGCCCTGCTTGCCAATAAGGAAGCCTGGGAAGTTGTGACCTTTGACGACGCTGGCACTGCGCCCATCTCCTTTATGCGCCCGGCAGCCGCCGTCTGA
- the ftsZ gene encoding cell division protein FtsZ, which yields MFELIDNVPQNAVIKVVGVGGGGGNALQHMVVNNVEGVEFICANTDAQALKNISARTVLQLGPNVTKGLGAGANPLIGREAAMEDRERIAEVLRGADMVFITAGMGGGTGTGAAPIVAEVAREMGILTVAVVTKPFPFEGRKRMQIAEEGIRELSQHVDSLITIPNEKLLTVLGKDASLLAAFSKANDVLLGAVQGIADLIMRPGMINVDFADVKTVMSEMGMAMMGTGHASGPNRAREAAEAAIRSPLLEDVNLMGARGILVNITAGPDLSLGEFSEVGNTVEEFASDTATVVVGTVIDPELRDELRVTVVATGLGAKTDKPVKVIDNTTATAAPSRQQPAESTAPNYRDLDRPTVMRNTGQGNSAAAARLNQPAEDLDYLDIPAFLRRQAD from the coding sequence ATGTTTGAATTAATTGATAACGTTCCGCAAAACGCGGTAATCAAAGTCGTCGGTGTCGGCGGTGGCGGTGGTAATGCCCTGCAGCACATGGTGGTCAATAACGTTGAAGGCGTTGAGTTCATCTGCGCCAATACCGATGCCCAGGCACTGAAAAACATCAGCGCCCGCACCGTACTGCAACTGGGTCCGAATGTGACCAAAGGTCTGGGCGCCGGCGCCAACCCGCTGATCGGCCGTGAAGCGGCGATGGAAGATCGTGAGCGTATCGCCGAAGTGCTGCGCGGCGCTGACATGGTGTTCATCACCGCCGGTATGGGTGGTGGTACTGGTACTGGTGCTGCTCCGATCGTCGCTGAAGTTGCGCGCGAAATGGGCATCCTTACCGTCGCAGTTGTAACCAAGCCATTCCCCTTCGAAGGCCGCAAGCGCATGCAGATCGCCGAGGAAGGTATTCGCGAGCTGAGCCAGCATGTCGATTCGCTGATCACCATCCCGAACGAAAAGCTGCTTACCGTTCTGGGCAAAGACGCCAGCCTGCTGGCCGCCTTCAGCAAGGCCAACGACGTGCTGCTTGGCGCCGTGCAGGGCATTGCTGACCTGATCATGCGTCCGGGTATGATCAACGTCGACTTCGCCGACGTGAAAACCGTCATGAGCGAAATGGGTATGGCGATGATGGGTACTGGTCACGCCAGTGGTCCGAACCGTGCACGTGAAGCGGCTGAAGCGGCTATCCGCAGCCCGCTACTGGAAGACGTGAATCTGATGGGCGCGCGCGGTATTCTGGTCAACATTACTGCTGGCCCGGATCTGTCACTGGGTGAGTTCTCTGAAGTGGGTAACACGGTTGAAGAGTTCGCCTCCGACACCGCCACCGTGGTGGTGGGTACCGTGATCGATCCAGAACTGCGTGATGAGCTGCGCGTGACCGTTGTTGCGACCGGCCTGGGTGCCAAGACTGACAAGCCAGTCAAGGTGATTGATAACACCACTGCGACTGCCGCGCCAAGCCGTCAGCAGCCTGCGGAAAGCACTGCGCCGAACTATCGCGATCTGGACCGCCCAACGGTTATGCGTAATACCGGGCAGGGCAACAGTGCAGCGGCAGCACGGCTGAATCAGCCCGCGGAAGACCTGGATTATCTTGATATTCCAGCCTTCCTGCGCCGTCAAGCTGACTGA
- the ftsA gene encoding cell division protein FtsA, translating to MASKQGSRMIVGLDIGTSKVVALVGEIGADGELEIVGIGSHPSRGLKKGVVVNIESTVQSIQRAIEEAELMAGCQIHSVFAGIAGNHIRSLNSHGIVAIRDREVAQADIERVLDAGQAVAIPADQKVLHILPQEYVIDNQEGVREPLGMSGVRLEAKVHLVTCALNAVQNIEKCIRRCGLEVEDVILEQLASSYAVLTEDEKELGVCMVDIGGGTTDIAIFTEGAIRHTAVIPIAGDQVTNDIAMALRTPTQYAEEIKIRYACALAKLAGPEETIKVPSVGERPPRDLSRQALAEVVEPRYDELFTLIQAELRRSGFEDMIPAGIVLTGGTSKMEGAVELAEEIFHMPVRLGMPQEFKGLTDVVRNPIYATSVGLLHYGNRHHALAASSSEQSKESALIRVKRWFKGNF from the coding sequence ATGGCGAGCAAGCAGGGTAGCAGAATGATTGTCGGACTCGACATCGGCACATCCAAGGTCGTAGCGCTGGTCGGTGAGATTGGTGCAGACGGCGAGCTTGAGATTGTCGGTATCGGTTCGCACCCTTCGCGCGGGCTGAAGAAGGGTGTGGTGGTGAACATCGAATCCACCGTGCAATCCATCCAGCGCGCCATCGAAGAGGCTGAGTTGATGGCCGGCTGCCAGATTCACTCAGTGTTCGCCGGTATCGCTGGCAATCATATCCGCAGCCTGAACTCCCACGGCATCGTCGCCATTCGCGACCGCGAAGTGGCACAGGCAGATATCGAGCGGGTGCTGGATGCCGGTCAGGCGGTGGCGATTCCCGCTGACCAGAAAGTGCTGCACATCCTGCCGCAGGAATACGTGATCGATAACCAGGAAGGCGTGCGCGAGCCGCTGGGCATGTCCGGCGTGCGTCTGGAAGCCAAAGTGCACCTAGTGACCTGTGCGCTGAATGCGGTGCAGAACATCGAGAAATGCATCCGCCGCTGTGGCCTGGAAGTCGAGGATGTGATTCTCGAACAACTGGCCTCCAGTTATGCGGTATTGACCGAAGACGAGAAGGAGCTGGGCGTTTGCATGGTGGATATCGGTGGCGGCACTACCGACATCGCGATCTTCACCGAGGGCGCGATTCGCCACACGGCGGTGATCCCGATTGCCGGTGATCAGGTGACCAATGACATCGCCATGGCCCTGCGCACGCCGACGCAATACGCCGAAGAAATCAAGATTCGATACGCCTGTGCCCTGGCCAAACTGGCCGGCCCGGAAGAAACCATCAAAGTCCCGAGCGTTGGCGAGCGGCCACCGCGTGACCTTTCCCGGCAGGCGCTGGCTGAAGTAGTCGAGCCGCGCTACGACGAGCTGTTCACGCTGATTCAGGCTGAACTACGGCGTTCCGGGTTCGAAGACATGATTCCTGCAGGCATCGTGTTGACTGGTGGCACCTCGAAGATGGAAGGCGCGGTCGAACTGGCCGAGGAGATTTTTCACATGCCAGTACGCCTGGGCATGCCTCAGGAGTTCAAGGGTTTGACCGACGTGGTGCGCAACCCGATCTACGCCACCAGCGTAGGTTTGCTGCATTACGGCAACCGCCATCACGCACTGGCGGCGAGCAGTTCGGAACAGAGCAAAGAGTCAGCGCTGATACGGGTTAAGCGCTGGTTCAAAGGTAATTTTTAA
- a CDS encoding cell division protein FtsQ/DivIB — MIRDPRAGKATTRRSASSRGAVRVSQPAPRTWPSLSLRWLSLQGTFGRAQQILWPVLLLALGVGLYELGSRLWPLADRPIDLVSVQGELQYIDPTAVQTVIQPYLSESFLGIDLSAMRGDLAAMPWVAGVSVTRVWPDQLIVHLDEQMPVARWGSDALLNNEGKAFSPEDISRFADLPQLSGPQRAQQRVMQYYQQFNRLLRPYGLGVAELELRDRGSWFLTTQDGMQVLLGRDKLVDKMQRFLTIDQHMLSEYREQIARVDLRYSNAMAVAWREPVAQASTGE; from the coding sequence ATGATCAGAGATCCACGTGCCGGCAAGGCCACGACTCGACGCTCTGCGTCCAGTCGTGGTGCCGTGCGTGTCTCTCAACCAGCCCCACGCACCTGGCCGAGCCTGTCCCTGCGCTGGCTGTCGCTGCAAGGCACCTTTGGCCGTGCACAACAGATCCTCTGGCCGGTGTTGTTGCTGGCCTTGGGCGTTGGTCTGTATGAGCTGGGTAGCCGCCTCTGGCCGCTGGCGGATCGGCCGATTGATCTGGTTAGCGTGCAGGGCGAGTTGCAATACATCGATCCCACTGCGGTGCAGACGGTGATCCAGCCCTACCTGAGTGAAAGTTTTCTGGGTATTGATCTCAGCGCTATGCGCGGTGATCTGGCAGCGATGCCCTGGGTGGCTGGTGTATCGGTCACGCGCGTTTGGCCGGATCAGTTGATCGTGCACCTGGACGAGCAGATGCCCGTCGCACGTTGGGGCAGTGACGCGCTGCTGAACAATGAGGGCAAGGCGTTTAGCCCTGAAGATATCAGCCGCTTTGCCGATCTGCCGCAGTTGTCCGGGCCGCAGCGCGCCCAGCAGCGGGTTATGCAGTATTACCAGCAGTTCAATCGCTTGCTGCGGCCCTATGGTCTGGGGGTGGCCGAGCTTGAATTGCGTGATCGCGGCAGTTGGTTTCTGACCACCCAGGACGGCATGCAGGTGCTGCTCGGGCGGGACAAGTTGGTAGACAAGATGCAACGGTTTCTGACGATCGATCAGCACATGCTGTCCGAATATCGGGAACAAATAGCGCGGGTTGACCTGCGCTACAGCAATGCAATGGCAGTGGCTTGGCGCGAGCCGGTCGCACAAGCATCAACGGGGGAGTAA
- a CDS encoding D-alanine--D-alanine ligase codes for MTIDVKAFGKVAVLYGGRSAERAVSLKSGNAVLEALVGAGVDAYGIDAGVDLAEQLIKQRPDRVFIALHGRGGEDGSLQGLLESLQLPYTGSGVMASALGMDKLRTKLVWQSLGLPTPAYGVLRDKSDCQAIVDNLGTPLIVKPIHEGSSIGMAKVESLTQLENAWADAQQYDDVALVEKWITGAEFTVGILDGKALPAIRLRTPHTFYDYEAKYLTNDTQYICPCGLTEERENELGELCLQAFNAVACRGWGRVDVMQNEAGQFYLLEVNTVPGMTDHSLVPMAAAAAGMTFTDLVLAILASARY; via the coding sequence ATGACCATCGATGTGAAGGCCTTTGGCAAGGTGGCGGTGCTTTACGGTGGTCGGTCTGCCGAACGCGCGGTGTCGCTCAAGTCCGGCAATGCGGTGCTGGAAGCTCTGGTAGGCGCTGGTGTGGATGCGTACGGCATTGATGCTGGCGTAGATCTGGCCGAACAGCTGATCAAGCAGCGGCCCGACCGCGTATTTATCGCCCTCCACGGCCGCGGCGGCGAAGACGGCAGCCTGCAAGGTCTGCTGGAAAGCCTGCAGCTTCCTTATACCGGTAGCGGCGTAATGGCTTCGGCACTGGGCATGGACAAGCTGCGCACCAAGCTGGTTTGGCAAAGCCTTGGCCTACCGACACCGGCCTATGGTGTGCTGCGCGACAAAAGCGACTGCCAGGCCATCGTTGACAATCTCGGCACGCCGCTGATCGTCAAACCGATCCACGAAGGGTCGAGCATTGGCATGGCCAAGGTCGAGAGCTTGACGCAGCTCGAAAACGCCTGGGCAGACGCGCAGCAGTACGACGACGTGGCGCTGGTAGAAAAGTGGATCACCGGTGCCGAGTTCACTGTCGGGATTCTGGATGGCAAGGCGCTGCCGGCCATTCGCCTGCGCACGCCGCACACCTTTTATGACTACGAAGCCAAGTACTTGACCAATGACACCCAGTACATCTGCCCGTGCGGATTGACTGAGGAGCGCGAAAATGAGCTTGGCGAGCTGTGTTTGCAGGCCTTCAATGCGGTTGCCTGCCGTGGCTGGGGTCGGGTCGATGTCATGCAGAATGAAGCGGGCCAGTTCTATCTGCTGGAGGTCAACACCGTGCCCGGTATGACCGATCACAGCCTGGTGCCGATGGCCGCTGCGGCTGCGGGCATGACATTCACTGATCTGGTACTGGCGATTCTTGCCAGTGCCCGTTACTGA
- the murC gene encoding UDP-N-acetylmuramate--L-alanine ligase produces MRRIRRIHFVGIGGAGMCGIAEVLLNLGYEVSGSDLKRSAVTDRLESFGARIDIGHRPENLQSADVLVVSSAINTSNPEVAAAMEKRVPVVPRAEMLAELMRYRHGIAVAGTHGKTTTTSLIASVLAAEGMSPTFVIGGRLTSAGTNAQLGESRYLVAEADESDASFLHLQPMVAIVTNIDADHMATYEGDFNRLKRTFVEFLHNLPFYGLAVLCIDDPVVREILPQINRQVITYGQSEDADVRAINIHQQGMQTHFTAVRHGHDDLTVSVNMPGVHNVLNALATIAVATDELVSDAAIIKGLTGFEGVGRRFQVYGDYPLGDGEVMLVDDYGHHPREVAAVIKAVRAGWPERRLVMIYQPHRFSRTHDLYEDFVQVLAETNALLLMEVYPAGEEPIPGADSKHLCRSIRQRGHLDPIYVERDADVMPLLEAVLQPGDILLTQGAGDIGGLAVQLAEALHQLNGRENKV; encoded by the coding sequence ATGCGCCGTATTCGCCGCATCCACTTCGTTGGTATCGGTGGCGCCGGCATGTGCGGTATCGCCGAGGTGCTGTTGAATCTGGGTTATGAAGTCTCCGGGTCCGACCTTAAACGTTCGGCGGTGACTGATCGCCTGGAAAGCTTTGGCGCCCGGATTGATATCGGACATCGTCCGGAGAACCTGCAGAGCGCCGATGTCCTGGTGGTCTCCAGCGCCATCAATACCAGTAACCCGGAAGTCGCTGCGGCCATGGAAAAGCGGGTGCCGGTAGTGCCGCGTGCGGAGATGCTGGCCGAGTTGATGCGCTATCGCCACGGCATTGCCGTCGCCGGCACGCATGGCAAGACTACGACCACCAGCCTGATCGCCTCGGTCCTGGCGGCAGAAGGCATGAGCCCAACGTTCGTGATCGGTGGCCGGCTGACCAGCGCCGGTACCAACGCGCAGTTGGGTGAGAGCCGCTATCTGGTCGCCGAGGCGGACGAGAGCGACGCATCCTTCCTGCATCTGCAGCCGATGGTCGCCATCGTGACCAATATCGATGCCGATCACATGGCTACCTACGAGGGTGATTTCAACCGCCTCAAGCGTACCTTCGTCGAGTTCCTGCACAACCTGCCTTTCTACGGCCTGGCTGTGCTGTGTATCGACGACCCGGTGGTGCGTGAGATTCTGCCGCAGATCAATCGTCAGGTGATTACCTACGGCCAGTCAGAAGATGCCGATGTGCGTGCGATCAATATCCACCAGCAGGGCATGCAGACGCATTTCACTGCGGTGCGCCACGGGCATGATGACCTGACGGTGTCAGTCAACATGCCGGGTGTGCATAACGTGCTGAATGCGCTGGCGACCATCGCCGTGGCCACCGATGAACTGGTCAGCGACGCCGCCATCATCAAAGGCTTGACCGGTTTTGAAGGCGTAGGCCGGCGCTTCCAGGTTTACGGCGATTATCCGCTGGGTGACGGCGAGGTCATGCTGGTCGACGACTACGGCCATCATCCGCGCGAAGTGGCGGCGGTGATCAAGGCCGTACGTGCCGGGTGGCCTGAAAGGCGTCTGGTCATGATCTATCAGCCGCACCGGTTCAGCCGCACTCATGACCTGTACGAAGATTTTGTGCAGGTGTTGGCCGAGACCAACGCACTGCTGCTGATGGAAGTCTATCCCGCTGGCGAAGAACCGATTCCTGGCGCTGACAGCAAGCACCTGTGCCGCAGCATTCGCCAACGCGGCCATCTGGATCCTATTTACGTCGAGCGTGATGCGGACGTTATGCCGCTGCTCGAAGCGGTATTGCAGCCAGGCGACATTCTGCTGACCCAGGGCGCCGGCGATATAGGCGGCTTGGCTGTGCAGTTGGCCGAGGCGCTTCACCAGCTCAATGGCCGGGAGAACAAAGTATGA